The Monomorium pharaonis isolate MP-MQ-018 chromosome 5, ASM1337386v2, whole genome shotgun sequence genome segment GTCgcttattatttgttgaaaaaaaatcgatgcgagtgaggcccgattgcgcacataagcgattggacataGTAGTATTTtccaattggacacagtctcgattggacacagatccGATTGGACACTGCCCGATttgacacggactcgattggacacacccgatcggacacagacccgattggacacggttTTGATTGCACACTGTCCCGATCAGACACAGATCCTATTGGACACAATAGCGATCAGATACATAATGTTTGAATTGGACACCGAAttaattgcacacggacccgattgtacaccgacccgtttgcacacggacccgattgcataCGATACGATTTCGCATCGTAGAATAATGCAAAAGCAACCTAGATAGCACAggaaatttatcataaattttcaaaaatattttacaactttattaaaaaaaaatattttttaaagattatattttttataaaccatttataaatgatacaaaaattattattaacaatacataaaatatatttttaaaatgtactgaaaaatatttatggtatattaactcaaaatattttttatattttttgataataatagcataaatattttaaatatttttatatatggttattctttttttatacctggcaaacacacataaaaatatgttcaaaatattaatcataaatattttttctttttataagtactttatagtcgcaaacccatgtggtgcagagaatgcttttcatacacacacacacacacacacacacacacacacacacacacacacggagggGTGCCTTCggccgtgtgcaatcggatccgtaTGCAATCAGGTCCGTGCAATTAATCCAATTCAAACATTATGTGTCCGATTGCTGTTGTGTCCGATCGGGACAGTGtgcaatcgggactgtgtccaatcgggtctgtgtccaatcgggtctgtgctCACcgagactgtgtccaattgggaaatactactgtgtccaatcgcttatgtgcgcaatcggaaCAGTTCCATCCGATGCAGACCGTTAGgcgatttataatttattaaaatgtttaaatggtagaatgttgtattatttaaatatagttacaatatatgttaattacaaTATCATCAAAAATTCCTTCCAAGGAAAATTTTTGATTGTATTGTAATTAACACatgttgtaattaaatttaaataatacaacaatttattatttaaacatattaatggATTATAAATTGCCTAACGGGCTGCATCGGATctttataatgaatataattttaatttctattaaattaaattaaatttcttagttttatttaaactacGCGGCGACAGGTTTTGTCAGACTGGCAAGACAGTTATTAAGCTAAATTTTGATGCTCAAGATTCTACCATTTATTTATGTGCATGGagctttaaatattctttttggTAAAAATGCCGAATAGGGGACCTAGCCTTAATGACCTTGACCTTGATTTTGACATATGTTAAGGTCATGACCCCGAATAATGCATAAAAGGTTTTAGCCGTCGCTCatgatttgttaaaaagttattaacaaaaaaagattcataaatacgatacatgatatcTCTGCTTTACAtgaagtcgcaaacccatgtagtGCAAGAAACGTGTTAGCGGGGTGCAGGGAAAAGGTTTTGCCTTCCCCCTACATccttgcattaatttttataacatatccTATCTCCGTGGGGCAGGACAATgtggaaacgaacagcgtcGATATTGTTTAgcatggaaagtcgcaaacccatgtggtacagtacaagcgaGGATGTTGTTTTGCTCTATAAGCAGAGGGGAAGTGTTTGTGGTCCTCgctttgcgtggaaagtcgcaaacccatgtggaactgtgtgtaaaaaaagtacatgtaatttggataatttttcgcaaggttgcatcactttgaagattgcctaaaaatcggtcaaaatcttttttttgcgccagtgtatatatacatatatatttatataatatttacatatatgtatatgcatatatatatatatatatatatatatatatatatatatatatatatatggtatatatatatatatatatatatacagtgaaatcccgcgttagcggaaactATCCCCTCTATATGCACTCAGCTCACGTGAGTAGTGTGAGTGGGGAATGGCAATGCAGTTGTGTAGTATGTAAGCAGTTATGACGTGTTCCtaaagatttgaaaaattcacgcaaatgtaaataaaatagccaacactaatttaaagtaaattgtttaaatgtaattacataaaaaaagaaacactgATTGCGATCAAAGCTGGATTTCTggtttgataatattttatttataaattatatgttggaAAATAATAGATTAGAAGTATaaggaatataatttattcgggaatataatttattacagagaTGCGAATTCTTTGGACGACTATAGCTATATAGGACTGACTTGACCTGAGACGTCGCTCTGCTTGCAATTTTATGATCGAATATATTTAGTCTTGAAGCGTAAACATAAAGCGTAAACTGGCTAGATGGCAATACCGCTACGTCCCTAAATTTCACAgagtgggagtgaaaccaaACAATAGGAGGTCactccgcgttagcggactcAGAACTCCGaacagtccgctaacgcggggtttcattgtgtatatatatatatatatatatatatatatatatatatatatggataGATAGGgtgaattttaatgttttcatatGCCGTACatgtattaaatttgcaatCGGTAATCTATCTCTCGTGATAAAAAGTTgacacatttattaaaatttaccttatatatattgttgccTACGTGTTgccaatttgaaatttttgaaaacaaatatacGGCAAGTTGTCACTATAAGTAATCGCACATTTGCGTGATTTTggtgaaaaaaaaggaaaaataaaaaggaaaaaaggaataatataaagaagagaaaaaggaataatatacagttctatttttaaaacacaatgtcttttatataatcttaaaaaattgattttcaaaaatcttgcaaaatatcttttatattttttaagatttttgccTGGGACAATTAATGTaggatattttttatcgttgCTTCCGAATAAAAGGGCGTTAACTCGGAAACCGATTGAACGGGACATTAACTCGGAAGCCGATTGGAAAAGGCGTTAACTATGAAGCTGGTTGAAAAAGGCGTTAACTCGCGcgctaaatttttttgttttattttaaattggtaGCACTgccgaaataattttgatgcttgatttaaaatataaacatattgaaatgaaaattaatatgcacATGTAGGTAGAGAACCAAAATTATTTCGGCAGTGCTACCAACTTGAATTGAATCGAAAAATTTGAGCGCATGAGTTAATGCTTTTTTCAACCGGTCTTCGAGTTAACGCCCTTTTATTCGGAAACGATGATATATCGAATAGTTTATATTGTTACAACACAGTAATTTATTTAGGTActtacaagaaataattaacgGCACTGCACGAGAAAAGAGTAATAATGGCTTTAACATGGATCGATAAGTACAAGCTGATTACCAGAAATTTAGCCGAATGGCTGGGAGATGAGAAACTTAAAAGTATCCTAAAAGAACGTAATTTAAGACTGTATTGGGGTACAGCTACAACAGGAAAGCCTCACATTGGCTATTTTGCTCCCATGTTTAAGATAGCCGATTTTTTACGGGCAGAAACCGAGGTAACAATTCTTTTCGCAGATCTTCATGCATATTTAGATAACATGAAAGCACCTTGGGAGCTTCTAGAGCTTCGTACTCAATATTATGAGGCTGTGATCAAAGCAATATTCAAGTCAATCAACGTACCattggataaattaaaatttgtcaaaggCACAGACTACCAATTGTCTAAGTAAGTATTAaatgaactttttttattttattatcttgtatattatatttgtcctttttcttaatatattgtttatatagaATAGAACATTAAAAGAATATCGTTGAGgtgtaataatattgaatgttACTGTAGTATATTGTATAACAAATACGAGATTGTTTGAATGTGAAGAGCAAATACATGAGCCAAAGACGAGTGCACTTACTCACTTCAGTAGACAATAATTGAACtgcaacatatttttttgttacaagtgCATAGAAAGTGACGGAGACGAGAGCGAGTTCAGGCGtggaaatttgtaaataataaaactttaaatagttttgtaaaaaaattctatagaaTATGCTTTACTCGGTTATAGCTGGATATCTTTGTGCTGATATTTACTTGAGTGATTTTATATACCTTTTAAAGTTTACTGAACTATGCGTTGAATAGAAAAACACTATTACCTTCCAATCTCACTAAATTGAGAGCATTATTTTTCTCTGATGGATATCTGCTTTTGATGTGCTTCGCCAGGGGCCAGGAGTATCCATAAGGATTTTCTTTgtgatacaaaaaaatgagGGGTATCCGTTTTGAGTTGTCActagagagggaaagagacaGCATATCTTTTACCGCTCGCGTAGTCTACGTGAGCATCTGAACTGACATTGCTGCTGAGGGTTATGTTGGATTTTCGCCGTCGTATCGAGTGCTAGTCGCTCATGAGTGCAATGGCAGACATACCAACTAAAATTTCTACGGATGCCCTGCTCCAGGCGTAAACTGGTCGCCCTGAAAACTGGTTTAGTATTATGTCTAAAGACGGCCTAGGTTCGAAGACTCAAACCTCCTATACTGTTTCAGTGTTGTAGGATCAGGGTTGGGCCGGCTTACTGCGTTTGTTTTATGATCAACATTTTATAAGTTAGCGGAACAAAAtgagcaaaattaattttaattaatatttttattgctaaaaAGTTGCAAGAAAAAatgctttgttttttaaaaaacaatgttttattaaaataagatttagtTAGTAGAACTATATATAACACAGGGTGATTCAAAACAACTTTTTATCTCTAAAATGTCATATTCCTGACTTAAttctaagaaatttttttctttttcaaaattttgattaaagtttttgaattattaaaagaaatagttgTCATATTACGAATAAAGTACAAAAAGTAAGTAAAGGCAGCGCAATTCACCGTCAGACGCTAGGCGCTTGAATGACCAATTAATGGCTATACATAATAAGCATACATGATTTTGAGAAgagaaaattgtttcaaaataaaattagaaatgtgatatcttaaaaacaaaaattttttattagccCACATTAACCCATCTATcgagaaaaaatgtaataactttatgaacaatttaattaatttttagactGCCGGAAAAGAGGTCAGATAATACTAtagaaaagttacaaaaaagtatacatatacatgtatacatatacaaatattagatacattctatgtaaaattcttaaattctgCGTTGCTATAATAGTGGGTTTGCCGGCAGtctaaagattaataaatatcagcACGAAGATCCAGCTATGACTGACAATGAGTAAAGCATATTAGTTGTGCTTGatctatattttcttatttaaaactttatatttggtaatatttattgtatatatttaaatattttttcttaatttttgtgGCAAaagattttctataatttctttcGCGATTTGGACGATCTTTGGAAGTGTAAATTTGCTGCCACTGATATAACATTTTTGGTGtttatctttcattttttattacttatatattaatcatcACTTATATATTCATCACCGCGTATCCGACCGCTTTTATGTGATCTTGATATGACTGATGCCTTTGTTAAGTGACACGAATTGGTTAGCTAAGGTTAGACTTGCAAAAgcgataaagttttaataattctacgAGAGTTTGTATACGTGTATTGTATACTATATGTGTGCCGCGAGATAGCGCGTTTGCGATAATAACGAAGGCAAACGTGCATAAAACGGAGTAAACATGCAGAAATGTATTACCGCACTATCTATTGGTAAGACAAAAATGGTAAAATCATGAATTATAGGAAGAAACTTTCATGGGAAAATGGCGATTTTtcaaacgaaaaagaaacgcATAATGAATGACTTTCCACgcacatgtaataaaatactaCATTGTGTAGCAAGTGTGGAAAGTCGACTGTTTTTTACAGTGTAGGGAATTGACACATGAGTCGAAGATGAGTACGTTTACTCGCAAGAATGGGCAATAGCCGATCCGCAGGAGTTGCACatgttttttgttacatgtacGTCGAAATTGTGAGAAACGACAACCTATTAAGGGCAGAAAGAGGAAATTACAGGGAGCAGAGCCTTTgcaagagaaaaaactttatttttgtttacttttacgtaaattaaattcttcagTAATCTCTTGTAATTTGAATGATCTCTGACAATGAGTTTGCTGTTACTTTTGGATAATGTTttggtttttagatttttgatatttatcttTACTGACGTTAATTACTACGTATAGATGTATAGACTCACCACGTTATAACTGACACTATTACGTTCGACTTTTTTTACACGGTTTTGATATAATGCGTTGTCTGATTTGATAGTTTTGAGTGACATGTTAATGTACGATATGTATAGTAACGAATTGATAGGTTCGCGAAAGCGACGAAGCGTCGATAATTCTGCGAGAGTTATCATGTGTACGAAATGGTGCGCATGCAAGTGTAATAATGAAGGTAAATGTGGAAAAAATCAAGTGATTGTGTAGATAAATCAGGTAATTGTGtggaaaaattatcaatagaaaaatacttttcctTATTAGAGACTCTGAAAGGGGAGACTGATATAAGTTCTAGGATAGAACTTATGGATAGAAAATGGCAGATGTAACTaacttaaagaataaaaatatgaagtgTCCAAATAGTCAGAACAAGTCAAAATacaacagtaaaaaaataaaatgaaatgttTGCAATACCTCTTGAATCTGAAACTAAATTACTACAATtcctatttcttttttgataGTTCTCGACAGTTCTTGCACAGTTCCAACTATTTCGATGCATTTTGCAAAgagtttgttaattaattctttttaattaattatttaaacaggCCGTTGGCGCACCATCTATGAGACGTATGGTGTGCTGACAGTTATCACTTTCTCGGCAGTTTCcaatagttctcacatagttcCAATTATTTTGGTCCATTTTACAAAGAATTccatcaatttattatatttaaacaagttggaattatcaaaaaataccaaaaaatTTGCCCGCTATGATATGACACTTTACTTTTTTGATACTCTTTGCAAAATGCACCGAAATAATTGAATCTATGCGAGAAATGTCGGGAATTGTTGAAAAAGTAATAGAAACTCAGCATGTCGTACGTCTCGTAGATGGTGCGCCAGGGTcgacttaaataattaattaaaattaaataattgacggAACTCTTTGCAAAATGAAACAAACGGGAATTTTttgagaattataaaaaaatacaataaaattattttttttgaaacttgGAATGCCATGGGAGGGTAGCacgtcagattttttaaataattatatataaactatcAAGAACTATAGAACTATTGTAAAACAAGCTAGAACTTCtaagaaataattgatttttattatttggcTGCGTAAACTTAGCGCACCATatctttaaattcaatttttttttatttaatcaacggaactcttgaaattttttgcagAGAACTCtagaactttaaaaaatactagaactttaaagaaacttttgaatttttaaatatgttatgcCAAGTTTACGCGAGTCTAAAGTAATGCATGGTGCAGCATCACAacagcaatttttattttttttttactatgttgcatcacttgaaaaaattgagcaaaaatatatgttacagAAGATATTCtaggaaatatttatgttaggGAAATATGGTTAATGTAAATCAAAAACGTAActttcaaagaaatttttgaaattaaaattttttaattcttattttttgtcaaaaatttattttaattttaatgggaaaaattatcttattgatatttataacatatgtttttttcataaaaattgatcgagccattttcgagaaaattaactttttatatttttctttccctcttcATATCTCCTAAAACAATAGAGATGTTACGtaattattcaaagaaattttatatcacattcATGTGAATTTATAGCATAAATTTCAACCCGATATCTGCGGGCGGCAGATTTTACATGCTCATTCCACTGgatcttttaaaaaactattgctatttaaaattcattctttggacttgttaaaatatacactCAGATATGTATAGTATATTttagaaagatagaaaaatcAATCTTAAACAACAATCACAATAGAAAAGAAAGTCgccaatattaaaatagtcaTTTTAAATTGGCACTCCcttatttctcagaaattaaacattacattgtattactactgataaaaatttgatctatttaaataatttacaaaataaaagctaaaaatcttaaattataaatatgtagactagaagatttaaaaattattacaaaaagttaagATTCATACTAACGATTCATACTACTATTTgtactattataaaaacaatgtaacaatacaaaaataatgtcaaGCGTTTCGACCACAAATAGTCATTTTCAgtgacaataaaaatgttaataacgCGAAACGAagaaaatgtatgaaattattaaagttattacgAATTAGGCAGATCAGTATTTTTCATTCGCTAAGTattcaagaataaaaactttattgtatatgttaataaatgaataaatcttaggatttaaaaaaatcagaattGTTTTACCATATCAGAGATTTTCTGTAGCTCACAGTACTATATTTTACTGTAGTAAATTTACTCATGtctaatgaataataaatttattctcaattaTATGACTCAAACAACCAAGTGCAATTTAATCCAAtagtatatagaaaaataatccaatagttttataagggatatatttaataatacttaatgTGACAACAGCAAATCTAGATCaagtatatcaaattattatatatgtatgaaatCCATATATGTTGCACAAATGTTACATTGAACAAATGTTAAATTGGTATTGAATAATGTTTTTGAATGCTGAATTGCAATGTCTGTagatatttaatgaatattaattcaacgaaaaaaattttagacatttctacaatgtttttttaatattaagtttttgaTTCAACGTTCGCAAtgttgtaatttaacatttctaaaatgttaatttaaatgtttatgtgctatatatactttagattctattattaacacgattagtaattttttttatttttattttttttaagagaatatTCTTTGGATGTATATCGTTTGAGCTCATTGGTAACGGAGCATGATGCGAAGAAAGCAGGAGCCGAAGTCGTTAAGCAAGTCTCTAATCCACTATTGTCGGGTCTTCTTTACCCGGGTCTACAAGCCCTTGACGAACATCACTTAAAGGTGGATGCGCAATTTGGTGGTGTCGATCAAAGAAAGATCTTtactttttcagaaaaatatctATCAATGTTAGGTTATGAAAAACGAATTCATCTGATGAATCCAATGAGTCAGTATTGAACACAGAAATATATCAAATCTTTTGCatattattgcatttaaatctttaatataacggaattatttagaatttttcttcCGCTTGCCTTTTGTTTAGTTCCTGGCTTGACAGGTGCTAAGATGTCTTCATCCGAAGAAGATTCGAAGATCGATTTGTTGGATAATCCTGCAGCAGTAAAGAAAAAGctgaaaaaagcattttgTGAGCCTGGAAACATCACAGATAACGGAGTTCTAGCATTCTCTAAACATGttatatttccattatttaaagatgatgaagtttttaatgtatcaAGAACTGCAGAATTCGGTATATTGTTTACTTT includes the following:
- the LOC105836061 gene encoding tyrosine--tRNA ligase, cytoplasmic is translated as MALTWIDKYKLITRNLAEWLGDEKLKSILKERNLRLYWGTATTGKPHIGYFAPMFKIADFLRAETEVTILFADLHAYLDNMKAPWELLELRTQYYEAVIKAIFKSINVPLDKLKFVKGTDYQLSKEYSLDVYRLSSLVTEHDAKKAGAEVVKQVSNPLLSGLLYPGLQALDEHHLKVDAQFGGVDQRKIFTFSEKYLSMLGYEKRIHLMNPMIPGLTGAKMSSSEEDSKIDLLDNPAAVKKKLKKAFCEPGNITDNGVLAFSKHVIFPLFKDDEVFNVSRTAEFGGDISFSKYEDLEAAFANQEIHPGDLKNAVEVYINRLLDPIRKEFETNLKLKSLASKAYPPQKQKTAEVEITPSRLDIRVGKIIEVKKHPDANSLYVEKIDLGESNGPRTIVSGLVNFVPLNEMENRMVVVLANLKPANLRGISSHGMVLCASVEEPVKQVEPLRPPADSKPGDKIVIDGYEDGVADEVLNPKKKVWEKLQVDLLVNGDGIACWNGNTLLTSMNGKIICDTLRNVPIK